A window of Silurus meridionalis isolate SWU-2019-XX chromosome 4, ASM1480568v1, whole genome shotgun sequence contains these coding sequences:
- the cep192 gene encoding centrosomal protein of 192 kDa isoform X1, translating into MESFRNLGDETFPSFLSNTSLGSGGRVTLGDVTLGSTLGVPVAASTVAKSRATADNRLTDVQASYLEPGPLSLAGSQGSSCGREKFALSFKDDLENADDFIAANRFSGLLVKVNLDESECVPVSKASDMRVHAASARPSDYPDDISTGLLTVSHFGGKETIASPTVLAPLPIEEGLESEAADSDGMSGSVASFLVNEKLMSLDSMNSDLTDDDIDVDNLHDEELQLYFNKLVPPSMQRGRVEGQEISAAELPGSQIGSSQPLATELTSTKNRSNFLNDYNKGDFCMPDVRLAATGMDSCPASDEDTEDELEASQNRSRARFLLPSTSRQLVGESNQTHCRPGLEGGSSDDESQPGDQFIDSRTGIEQRCSAEGRVIELPITGDGGGGDGSSGSEEDGNDGGVSTVPPPTGVQTTYDVLRGLGIVGGNGTGEDEHLFSQLPGLGRFASSEHSQMGHRVGPVGTVETESSVQGSVLTRLQSTNQSMNQHRQEALNSMDSSHSGAESLEEQFDSMYLRPGGVCNLQDSTSGALQGTQFAFDFSFTKNSKAGVSQGHTINFSDSGLFGGPCRNSVSVDKYTKSNEEHSGESLEVKYLSQASHPNEDERSDIWNQVSCPDVQLAFQQDANATHSVVYQNEDGKWVTDLAYYSSFEKETNIPDDIANQLQCEEFVVGGQAMEKIIEDQAEFDKEHQFMQEEQIEAVNRSVLLGDTSWKLPPSSHILMRSSQVSNEFEKGNQSYLRISLGEFFQQRSEALGCLGGSEEDIKRPSFGYIINSPEKREPFALIRPSDFSSRGSSVHSETVQLSEADDTMNPEDLEKTLVLTPSGQPQMGHSHQKDVQVSPVVSLEHKENSSHSSESNSSGNVTLSISTIASAIADASISSDPAQLAAMIMELSKKRQSKSRTGVLVQTPELEKLPEQDHLQKTISMDELSVLDMEKYLKKAEVSSSDSDASSSHSCLDILSMADSLGNSLGTTQRQTPPLQNSISLHAVEHSTSKGVFSSQVSQNNASKQSIESVSECKRSNAKRSSIPRPKTSCIPTATAHPARRSAGAGQSLTSTLKPKSVQGKPERSKSGCHIPTPAGNRSCSESRIKISPARPQASGTCQSLKSNDSISELLSTPKNHQTSGCSDLPTSGSLQHTTKSKTCLRQEGRPCSEAAQSPGSPRAAQSVAKEKLTLAGPSCSLNTDANFASPERCASGVVEASHCNFRPSTSPLTHSSPSQTSLPSGYGDLSPSSSSGMCERSPGTDPLSPQSHCSSPSISRLTYLSINENTTLPTPANHQKNNSMSLSTTIIRASPTPPVDPFDATKTIHHNGDLSSKLSCPAEAPRSNQHTIEHGSHVQNEGIIHNDYKRQCGPVNQQSEPHPSLYAPVDSGYSSNLNINNQPGGPMEQSTKQVSNIPGAGSGAFLDSNFGHPTSSYKSEPLRYGLAPNAQGALSDLTGGVSAHLTGQSLFSTQLPQHYLNTDGSLQAPSYHIGPLAGPYGMPAVMTGANSQAAQTHVPGTTGLSSVYMTAGQHPHHYPLSKAYGQPSMGAWCVRDVADFRVVVPDELKFPGACCVGIACQTSLSIFNPSERWQQVAISVVNLSIDGEKVDSLPYQWLIVKNKTIIGPKSTEEQKVLLIAPKAGLYQCTLSVSSWPASAESETVAQAEAFAKKVVLIAVAENPAIDVDVGKTGLDFGDLAGGTAKSLSLKMVNRTRATVPIRLVISANASAWHCFSFSKSPVTMTADSSLHSGGNLTSVSVINHVMHSSYGDNPDSFMVWVNFNAPQRFNAKLGELGTPDEFGARVDIEVDSPGPSRVIQSVPLRARSGTARVHAPKDLQTVCLQCPLGQSTSQTLPLKNAGNIDVQLRLKSNDGDNCFTVKPEELFLQTGEEQGVTVSFTAQNNRKYKECLLTILVLPSGPQYEVVLKGEVVQGNSRNVTSAQVSVPHGEVPPILSNKQFMAWGGVPLGRAVQQKLVLRNNSPTTSQQLRLLIRGQDQDCFQLQSSFGPEERLTRSREQIIKPKEDVTVHILFAPTRVASMLAKLEIKQSAVRPSQPGVKFTIPLSGYGGTSNVILEELRKRSDGYVATLSSIQTGRVSKLCVCVRNTGSRAAFIRAVPYSDLEKRMVMDSTVIGLSPSQFILKERTQEVITVVMKASCREQALCQSSTALLATICLFCGDEVSRQQFRRLLRIKPDVSKKVLSENSLLKSISFDEPFLGEELVQEAFDLPQRPNEAQIFYGNMNKVILSLLGTVEASDSGESEHIECVRASQHHAMDSDSGLGTSERHFSNVSLDVLPVKGPPLCPSQPVVKRTESSVDNTWSIQPEQLVLTAPTITGAADTKHVRILNCSDRELRFELSWPAHCLTVTPQHGILEPQSHLQILISPNPSLASKSSMLPWSGQIYIQCDDQQKFIKVQIRQDLAMDISAVNSSSDRSLCPLPPQTETPVGSGFKAQCSSPHTSVEIKNRTVVFPSTCSGESSECSVDVENHGEEVRWYLSSFAPPYVKGVDGSGDVYRATYTAFRCERMSGMLGVKEKMQVPFTFLPRDGGDYAQFWDLECHPVTKPQQKSRIRFQLSGMGIRAGAGTGHKEDCTLVRTDFSAKNRKKVESVGSKTGMESSRKGVYAPQSLYTFPATRVGEVSTLKVNFRNNSCDTHELRFLSPSEPFFIKHSKYSLRTQHYINLPVQFKPTAVGQFSGFLLVQTDADVKLSIELSGEALP; encoded by the exons ATGGAAAGCTTCAGAAACCTGGGGGATGAGACATTTCCCAGCTTCCTCTCCAACACGTCTTTGGGTAGCGGTGGCCGGGTCACTCTGGGTGATGTTACGCTGGGTTCCACACTCGGTGTGCCCGTGGCTGCTTCTACTGTGGCTAAAAGTAGAGCTACAGCAGACAACAG GCTAACGGATGTACAAGCTTCCTACTTGGAACCGGGGCCACTTTCTCTAGCAGGTTCTCAAGGCTCAAGTTGTGGGAGGGAAAAGTTTGCACTCAGCTTCAAAGATGATTT GGAGAACGCAGATGACTTCATAGCTGCCAATCGTTTTTCAGGCCTGTTAGTGAAGGTTAATTTGGATGAGTCAGAATGTGTGCCAGTGTCTAAAGCCTCCGATATGAGAGTTCACGCTGCGTCTGCCCGGCCCTCTGATTACCCTGATG aTATTTCTACTGGCTTATTAACAGTTTCACATTTTGGAGGAAAAGAAACCATTGCGAGTCCG ACTGTGTTGGCTCCACTACCTATTGAAGAGGGTCTAGAGAGTGAGGCAGCGGACAGTGATGGGATGAGCGGCAGTGTCGCTAGCTTCCTGGTTAATGAGAAGCTCATGTCGCTTGACAGCATGAACAGCGATTTAACAG ATGATGACATTGATGTAGACAACCTACACGATGAAGAGTTGCAGCTGTACTTCAATAAGCTCGTTCCTCCGTCTATGCAGAGAGGTCGAGTGGAGGGCCAGGAAATCTCCGCTGCT GAGTTACCTGGCAGCCAAATTGGTTCATCTCAGCCTCTTGCTACTGAACTTACATCGACCAAAAACCGAAGCAACTTTCTAAATGACTACAATAAG GGGGATTTTTGCATGCCTGATGTGCGACTAGCCGCCACAGGTATGGATTCGTGTCCTGCTAGTGATGAAGACACTGAGGATGAGCTGGAAGCCTCACAGAATCGTAGTAGAGCCCGATTCCTGTTGCCCAGCACCTCCAGACAACTG GTTGGTGAAAGCAATCAGACTCATTGTAGGCCAGGCCTAGAGGGTGGAAGCTCAGATGATGAGTCTCAGCCAGGTGATCAATTTATAGACTCCAGGACAGGCATTGAACAACGGTGCTCTGCTGAGGGTAGAGTGATTGAATTGCCAATAACCG gagatggtggaggtggtgatggtagCAGTGGCAGTGAGGAGGATGGAAATGATGGGGGTGTGTCTACAGTCCCGCCACCCACAGGTGTCCAGACCACGTATGATGTGTTACGGGGACTGGGAATTGTGGGAGGAAATGGAACAGGCGAGGATGAACACCTATTCTCACAGCTCCCTGGATTAGGCCGATTTGCATCAAGTGAGCATAGCCAG ATGGGACACCGTGTGGGCCCAGTTGGGACAGTTGAAACAGAGTCTTCAGTTCAAGGTTCTGTACTGACCAGGCTTCAATCTACAAACCAAAGTATGAATCAGCATAGGCAAGAGGCACTG aaTTCCATGGATAGTTCACACTCTGGTGCAGAATCTCTGGAGGAACAATTTGACTCTATGTACCTTAGGCCTGGTGGTGTCTGTAACCTACAGGACTCCACTTCTGGTGCCCTTCAAGGCACCCAGTTTGCTTTTGACTTTTCTTTTACCAAAAACAGCAAAGCGGGAGTCAGCCAAGGGCATACAATCAACTTTAGTGATTCGGGTCTCTTTGGGGGCCCTTGTAGGAACTCTGTCAGTGttgacaaatacacaaaaagcaATGAGGAACATTCAGGAGAATCTCTTGAAGTCAAGTACCTGTCTCAAGCTTCCCATCCGAATGAAGATGAGCGGAGTGATATTTGGAATCAAGTATCCTGCCCTGATGTTCAGCTGGCATTCCAACAAG ATGCCAATGCCACTCACAGTGTTGTCTACCAGAATGAGGATGGGAAATGGGTGACTGATCTAGCCTACTATTCCTCCTTTGAAAAGGAGACAAATATCCCTGATGATATTGCAAACCAATTGCAGTGTGAGGAGTTTGTTGTTGGTG GCCAGGCTATGGAAAAGATTATTGAAGATCAAGCAGAGTTTGATAAAGAGCACCAATTCATGCAG GAAGAACAGATTGAAGCGGTCAATAGAAGCGTACTTCTTGGCGACACCTCATGGAAACTTCCCCCTAGTAGCCACATTCTAATGAGATCCTCCCAAGTCTCAAATGAGTTTGAAAAGGGAAACCAAAGTTATTTGCGAATTTCCCTGGGGGAATTTTTTCAGCAGAGATCTGAAGCGTTGGGATGTTTAGGGGGCAGTGAGGAAGACATTAAAAGG ccttcATTTGGTTATATCATCAACTCACCTGAGAAGAGGGAGCCCTTTGCTTTGATTCGGCCCTCTGATTTCTCTTCTAGAGGAAGCTCTGTTCACAGTGAAACAGTCCAGCTTAGTGAGGCAGATGATACCATGAATCCAG AAGATTTGGAAAAAACCCTTGTACTGACACCATCTGGGCAGCCACAAATGGGTCATTCACACCAAAAAGATGTCCAG GTTTCACCTGTGGTATCACTAGAACATAAAGAAAATTCCAGTCATAGTTCTGAATCAAACTCCAGTGGAAATGTAACACTTAGCATCAGCACAATTGCATCAGCTATTGCTGATGCCTCAATAAGCTCAGACCCTGCCCAGCTTGCAGCAATGATCATGGAGTTATCAAAAAAGAGGCAGTCCAAAAGCAGGACAGGCGTGTTGGTTCAGACTCCTGAGCTTGAAAAACTGCCTGAGCAGGATCACCTTCAGAAAACCATATCCATGGATGAGCTGAGTGTTCTTGACATGGAGAAATACCTGAAGAAGGCAGAAGTGTCAAGCAGTGATAGTGATGCTTCCAGCTCTCATTCCTGTCTTGACATTCTTAGCATGGCGGACAGTCTGGGTAATTCTCTCGGTACTACACAAAGACAGACTCCACCTTTACAAAACAGCATCAGTCTTCATGCAGTAGAGCATTCAACTTCAAAGGGTGTTTTTTCAAGTCAGGTTTCACAAAATAATGCATCCAAACAATCTATAGAATCTGTGTCTGAATGTAAAAGGTCTAACGCTAAAAGAAGTTCTATTCCACGTCCGAAGACTAGCTGCATTCCGACAGCCACAGCTCACCCAGCTAGAAGATCAGCAGGTGCAGGGCAGTCTTTGACCTCAACTCTAAAGCCTAAATCTGTTCAAGGAAAACCAGAAAGAAGCAAAAGTGGCTGCCACATACCAACACCCGCAGGAAACAGGAGTTGCTCAGAGTCCAGGATCAAAATAAGCCCAGCACGACCGCAGGCCTCTGGAACATGCCAATCTTTAAAAAGTAATGACTCGATATCAGAATTATTGTCTACACCCAAAAACCATCAAACCAGTGGATGTTCAGATTTACCTACATCAGGGAGCTTGCAGCACACAACCAAAAGCAAAACCTGTCTGAGGCAGGAGGGGAGACCATGCTCAGAAGCAGCACAATCGCCTGGGAGTCCACGAGCTGCTCAATCTGTTGCAAAAGAGAAACTGACACTTGCTGGACCAAGTTGTTCTTTAAACACTGATGCAAATTTTG CCTCACCTGAGCGCTGTGCCTCTGGTGTTGTGGAAGCTAGCCATTGCAACTTCAGACCATCCACCTCTCCACTTACTCATTCAAGCCCAAGTCAGACATCACTGCCTAGTGGATATGG agACCTGTCTCCTTCCTCTAGTAGTGGTATGTGTGAGAGAAGTCCTGGGACTGACCCACTGTCACCACAATCTCACTGTTCTAGTCCATCCATCAGCAGACTTACCTACCTTTCTATTAATGAGAACACTACACTTCCTACACCTGCTAATCATCAG aaAAATAACTCTATGTCCTTGAGTACCACAATAATCAGAGCAAGTCCCACCCCACCGGTGGATCCTTTTGATGCAACTAAAACTATCCATCACAATGGAGACTTGAGTTCAAAATTATCCTGTCCTGCTGAAGCTCCCAGATCAAATCAACATACCATAGAACATGGCTCACACGTCCAAAATGAGGGCATTATCCACAACGACTACAAGCGTCAATGTGGGCCAGTGAATCAACAATCCGAGCCTCACCCTAGTCTGTACGCTCCAGTAGACTCTGGTTATTCTAGCAACCTCAACATTAACAATCAACCTGGTGGACCAATGGAGCAGAGTACTAAACAAGTCTCTAACATCCCTGGAGCAGGGAGTGGGGCTTTCCTTGACTCAAACTTTGGCCATCCCACTAGTTCTTACAAATCTGAACCTTTGCGGTATGGGTTGGCCCCAAACGCTCAGGGTGCTTTGTCCGATTTAACTGGTGGTGTATCAGCTCATCTCACTGGTCAATCACTTTTCAGCACTCAGCTTCCCCAGCATTACTTAAACACAGATGGTTCATTGCAGGCACCATCCTACCATATAGGGCCTCTGGCAGGACCGTATGGCATGCCAGCAGTAATGACTGGTGCTAATTCACAAGCTGCACAAACACATGTTCCAGGAACAACAGGTTTATCATCTGTCTATATGACTGCTGGTCAACATCCTCATCATTACCCTCTTAGCAAAGCTTATGGACAGCCCAGCATGGGGGCATGGTGTGTACGTGATGTGGCAGATTTCAGAG TGGTTGTCCCGGATGAGCTGAAGTTTCCTGGTGCATGTTGTGTTGGCATTGCCTGCCAGACATCACTCAGCATCTTTAACCCCTCAGAACGCTGGCAACAGGTGGCCATATCTGTAGTGAATCTTTCCATTGATGGCGAGAAG GTTGACTCCCTGCCATACCAGTGGCTGATTGTGAAGAATAAGACCATCATTGGACCTAAAAGCacagaggagcagaaggtgCTGTTGATTGCTCCAAAAGCTGGCCTTTACCAGTGTACTCTCAGTGTGTCATCCTGGCCTGCTTCTGCTGAGAGCGAGACTGTGGCACAGGCTGAAGCCTTTGCCAAGAAAGTAGTACTTATAGCAGTCGCTGAGAATCCAGCAATAGAC GTGGATGTTGGTAAGACTGGCCTGGACTTCGGGGACTTGGCAGGGGGCACTGCTAAGTCCTTGTCACTTAAAATGGTTAACAGGACTCGAGCAACTGTGCCCATTCGTCTAGTGATAAGTGCA aATGCCTCGGCCTGGCATTGTTTCAGTTTCTCTAAGAGTCCTGTCACTATGACGGCAGATAGCTCTCTCCATTCTGGTGGGAATTTGACTTCAGTTTCTGTCATAAACCATGTAATGCATTCTAGCTATGGAGAT AATCCTGACAGCTTTATGGTGTGGGTTAACTTTAACGCACCTCAGAGATTCAATGCAAAATTAG GTGAATTAGGCACACCAGATGAATTCGGTGCTCGTGTGGATATTGAGGTGGACAGCCCTGGCCCCAGTCGTGTGATCCAAAGTGTTCCCCTCAGAGCAAGGTCTGGAACAGCCAGAGTTCATGCTCCCAAGGATCTGCAG ACTGTTTGTCTTCAGTGTCCACTGGGACAGTCAACCAGCCAGACCTTGCCCTTAAAAAATGCAGGAAACATTGATGTCCAGCTTAGACTAAAG AGTAATGATGGTGACAACTGCTTTACTGTGAAGCCTGAAGAGCTTTTTCTGCAAACTGGAGAGGAACAGGGAGTCACTGTTTCTTTCACTGCCCAGAACAACAGAAAATATAAAGAGTG TCTACTGACAATCCTTGTACTGCCCAGTGGTCCACAATATGAGGTTGTCCTAAAAGGAGAGGTGGTCCAGGGGAATTCTAGGAATGTGACATCTGCTCAAGTGTCCGTGCCTCATGGTGAAGTGCCACCGATCCTCTCCAACAAGCAGTTCATGGCTTGGGGAGGAGTTCCGCTAGGCAGAGCTGT GCAGCAGAAGTTGGTACTGAGAAATAATTCCCCCACAACATCACAGCAGCTACGACTACTTATTAGAGGGCAGGACCAGGACTGCTTTCAG ttgcagAGTTCATTTGGCCCTGAGGAGCGATTGACTCGTAGCAGAGAGCAAATAATTAAACCCAAAGAGGATGTGACAGTTCACATTCTTTTTGCTCCCACACGTGTTGCTTCCATGCTGGCCAAGCTTGAGATTAAACAGTCTGCTGTGCGGCCCTCTCAACCTGGAGTCAAATTCACT atTCCTCTGTCTGGATATGGAGGGACAAGTAATGTGATTTTGGAGGAATTAAGGAAGCGTTCTGATGGTTATGTGGCCACTCTAAGCAGTATTCAGACAGGCAGAGTCAgcaaactttgtgtgtgtgtgcgaaacACAGGCTCCAGAGCTGCCTTCATTCGAGCTGTGCCATACAGCGACCTGGAAAAGCGCATGGTCATGGACTCGACAGTAATTGGCCTATCACCCTCACAGTTTATACTGAAAGAAAGGACTCAAGAG gtGATTACAGTGGTGATGAAAGCATCGTGTAGGGAGCAGGCTCTCTGCCAGTCAAGCACTGCTCTTCTAGCCACCATTTGCCTCTTTTGTGGGGATGAAGTTTCTCGTCAGCAATTCCGGAG GTTATTACGCATCAAGCCTGATGTGAGCAAAAAAGTGTTGTCTGAAAACAGCTTACTAAAGAGCATCTCCTTTGATGAACCCTTCCTTGGTGAGGAATTGGTCCAGGAAG CCTTTGACCTTCCCCAGAGGCCAAATGAGGCTCAAATATTCTATGGGAATATGAATAAGGTCATCCTGTCATTACTCGGTACAGTGGAAGCCTCTGATTCAGGAGAGAGTGAACATATCGAGTGTGTCAGGGCCTCACAGCACCATGCCATGGATTCAGACAG TGGTCTGGGGACTTCAGAGCGTCACTTCAGTAACGTTTCCCTGGACGTTCTTCCAGTAAAAGGGCCTCCATTATGTCCGTCACAACCAGTGGTGAAACGGACTGAATCATCTGTGGACAACACCTGGAGTATCCAGCCTGAACAACTGGTCCTTACTGCACCCACCATCA CTGGTGCAGCTGATACCAAGCATGTGCGGATCCTGAACTGTTCAGACCGTGAACTGAGATTTGAGCTCTCCTGGCCTGCCCATTGCCTGACAGTCACCCCTCAACATGGCATCCTCGAGCCTCA GAGTCACTTGCAAATTTTAATTAGCCCAAACCCCTCACTGGCCAGCAAATCCTCAATGCTTCCGTGGAGTGGCCAGATATATATCCAGTGTGATGATCAGCAGAAG TTTATTAAAGTGCAGATCCGTCAGGACTTGGCTATGGATATCTCTGCTGTAAATTCATCCTCGGACCGCTCCCTTTGCCCCCTTCCACCCCAGACTGAGACCCCTGTAGGCTCAGGGTTTAAAGCTCAGTGCAGTAGCCCACACACTAGCGTGGAAATTAAGAACCGCACAGTGGTCTTTCCATCGACATGCTCTGGAGAGTCCTCAG AATGTTCTGTAGATGTGGAGAACCATGGAGAAGAAGTTAGGTGGTACCTTTCTTCTTTTGCCCCTCCATATGTTAAG GGTGTGGATGGAAGTGGGGATGTTTATCGGGCCACATATACAGCTTTCAGATGTGAAAGAATGTCTGGGATGCTTGGGGTCAAAGAAAAGATGCAG GTGCCGTTTACGTTTCTCCCGCGGGACGGGGGCGACTATGCTCAGTTTTGGGATCTTGAATGCCACCCGGTGACAAAACCACAGCAAAAAAGCCGCATCCGGTTCCAGCTCAGTGGAATG GGCATAAGAGCAGGTGCAGGGACAGGCCATAAAGAAGACTGTACTCTAGTGCGGACAGACTTCAGTGCAAAGAACAGGAAGAAAGTGGAATCTGTAGGCTCAAAGACAGG TATGGAGTCCTCCAGGAAGGGAGTATATGCCCCTCAGAGTCTCTATACGTTCCCTGCCACACGTGTGGGTGAGGTCAGCACATTGAAAGTCAACTTTCGCAACAATTCTTGTGATACGCATGAG CTAAGATTTTTAAGTCCTTCAGAGCCTTTCTTCATCAAGCATTCAAAATATTCTCTAAG GACACAGCATTATATCAACCTGCCTGTGCAGTTCAAGCCCACTGCTGTAGGCCAGTTTTCTGGCTTTCTTCTGGTTCAGACAGACGCAGACGTTAAACTCTCCATAGAACTCTCTGGTGAAGCATTACCATAA